The following coding sequences lie in one Halorhodospira halophila genomic window:
- the hemJ gene encoding protoporphyrinogen oxidase HemJ: MLYIWIQAFHVIAIVTWFAALFYLPRLFVYHAMAEDEISNERFKVMERKLYRGIMNPSAIVAVGLGIWMLVLFPQLLNEGWMLTKLALVTLLIAYHLYCGQLLQAFADDRNERSHVWYRVFNELPVLILISVVVLAVVKPF, translated from the coding sequence GTGCTGTACATCTGGATCCAAGCCTTCCACGTTATCGCGATCGTGACCTGGTTCGCGGCCCTGTTCTACCTGCCCCGGCTGTTCGTCTACCACGCCATGGCCGAGGACGAGATCAGCAACGAGCGTTTCAAGGTCATGGAGCGCAAGCTCTACCGCGGGATCATGAACCCGAGCGCGATTGTCGCCGTGGGCCTGGGCATCTGGATGCTGGTCTTGTTCCCGCAGCTGCTCAACGAGGGGTGGATGCTGACCAAGCTGGCCCTGGTCACCCTGCTGATCGCCTACCACCTGTACTGTGGCCAGCTCCTGCAGGCCTTCGCCGACGACCGCAACGAGCGCAGCCATGTCTGGTACCGGGTCTTCAACGAGTTGCCCGTACTGATCCTGATCTCGGTGGTCGTCCTCGCCGTGGTCAAGCCCTTCTAG
- the argC gene encoding N-acetyl-gamma-glutamyl-phosphate reductase: MIEVGIVGGTGYTGMELLRLVARHPGLRLAEITSRAEAGTRVDELMPALEGVVDNVFTAPDTERLSRCDVVFFATPNGIAMESAPALLEAGCRVIDLGADFRLRDPAVWNEWYGMAHSCPELLEEAVYGLPERYRDALPAARLVANPGCYPTAVALGLLPLLEVGALGDGPVVADCKSGVSGAGRAAKVATLFCEANEGFKAYGASGHRHLPEIEQTLAQTAGAPVDVTFVPHLVPMTRGMQATLHVAVDRPLDELEALYRQRYAEEPFVRLVGRGAHPETRWVRGTNDCRIGLHQPPGRSDRAVILSVIDNLTKGAAGQAVQNLNLMFGLDETAGLEGLAYVP; this comes from the coding sequence ATGATCGAAGTAGGCATTGTCGGCGGTACCGGCTATACCGGCATGGAGCTGCTGCGCCTGGTCGCGCGCCACCCCGGGCTGCGGCTGGCGGAGATCACCTCGCGGGCCGAGGCCGGTACCCGGGTGGACGAGCTTATGCCGGCGCTCGAGGGGGTGGTCGACAATGTCTTCACCGCGCCCGACACCGAGCGTCTGAGCCGCTGCGATGTGGTCTTCTTCGCAACGCCCAACGGGATTGCCATGGAGTCGGCGCCGGCGCTGCTCGAGGCCGGCTGCCGGGTGATCGACCTAGGGGCCGACTTCCGGCTGCGCGACCCGGCGGTCTGGAACGAGTGGTACGGCATGGCCCACAGCTGTCCCGAGCTGCTTGAAGAGGCCGTTTACGGCTTGCCCGAGCGCTACCGCGACGCCCTGCCGGCGGCGCGGCTGGTGGCCAATCCGGGCTGCTACCCCACGGCCGTGGCCCTGGGGCTGCTGCCGCTGCTCGAGGTCGGTGCGCTCGGTGATGGACCGGTGGTCGCCGACTGCAAGTCCGGTGTCTCCGGTGCCGGCCGGGCGGCCAAGGTGGCCACCCTCTTCTGCGAGGCCAACGAGGGCTTCAAGGCTTACGGCGCCAGCGGCCACCGCCACCTGCCGGAGATCGAGCAGACCCTGGCGCAGACCGCCGGGGCACCGGTGGATGTGACCTTCGTCCCCCATCTGGTGCCGATGACCCGTGGCATGCAGGCCACCCTGCACGTGGCCGTGGATCGTCCGCTGGACGAGCTCGAGGCCCTTTACCGGCAGCGCTACGCCGAAGAGCCCTTCGTCCGCCTCGTCGGCCGCGGCGCCCATCCGGAGACGCGCTGGGTCCGGGGCACCAACGACTGTCGCATCGGCCTGCACCAGCCGCCGGGGCGCAGCGACCGGGCGGTGATCCTCTCGGTGATCGACAATCTCACCAAGGGGGCGGCCGGGCAGGCGGTCCAGAACCTCAATCTGATGTTCGGCCTCGACGAGACCGCCGGGCTGGAGGGGTTGGCCTACGTGCCCTAG
- a CDS encoding HAD-IB family hydrolase, whose translation MSVALFDLDNTLIAGDSDSLWGEYLVARGAVDSEAFAETHRRFHQDYIEGRLDIDAFLAFALSPLAEHPEEQLNAWRADFVREWIEPLVLPAAEALLDEHRRAGHRLAIVTATNRFVTAPIAERLGVPTLLATEPERRDGRYTGRHTGTPTFREGKIRVVDAWLRERGLERAEKWFYSDSLNDLPLLRHVEHPVAVDPDETLRSEARRNGWPVLTLRQTETPECCSA comes from the coding sequence GTGTCCGTCGCCCTGTTCGACCTGGATAACACTTTGATCGCCGGTGACAGCGACAGCCTGTGGGGCGAGTACCTGGTAGCCCGCGGAGCCGTGGACAGCGAGGCCTTCGCCGAGACCCACCGGCGCTTCCACCAGGACTATATCGAGGGGCGACTGGATATCGACGCCTTCCTCGCCTTCGCCCTCAGCCCCCTGGCCGAGCACCCGGAGGAGCAACTGAACGCCTGGCGTGCCGACTTCGTCCGCGAGTGGATCGAGCCGCTGGTGCTGCCCGCCGCCGAGGCCTTGCTCGACGAGCACCGCCGCGCCGGGCACCGCCTGGCCATCGTCACCGCCACCAACCGCTTCGTCACCGCGCCCATCGCCGAGCGTCTGGGGGTTCCCACACTGCTGGCCACCGAGCCGGAGCGCCGCGACGGCCGCTACACCGGCCGCCACACCGGCACCCCGACCTTCCGCGAGGGCAAAATCCGGGTGGTCGACGCATGGCTGCGCGAGCGCGGGCTGGAGCGGGCCGAGAAGTGGTTCTACAGCGATTCGCTCAACGACCTCCCGCTGCTGCGTCATGTCGAGCACCCGGTGGCCGTGGATCCGGACGAGACCCTACGCAGCGAGGCCCGGCGCAACGGCTGGCCCGTGCTGACCCTGCGCCAGACGGAGACGCCCGAGTGCTGCTCGGCCTGA
- a CDS encoding LrgB family protein — protein MTEDFQDIWAFLAESPLLGLTVTLVAFLIGQALWRRLGNAPLAHPVLIATALLIPFLLLTGTDYDTYFEGAQFIHFLLGPATVALAVPLFDQLPRIRELLLPITVSVVAGSLAAALSAVWVGAALGASRETLLSLAPKSVTSPIAMGIAERLGGLPSLTAGLVLITGALGCLMAPLIFRLLRIHDEAARGLALGLSAHGFGTVQAFSSSAAAGAFAGLGLGLAGLVTAFLLPVALPWLASVGG, from the coding sequence GTGACTGAGGATTTCCAGGACATCTGGGCCTTCCTGGCCGAGAGCCCGCTGCTGGGGCTCACGGTCACCTTGGTGGCGTTCCTGATCGGGCAGGCGCTCTGGCGACGGCTGGGCAACGCCCCGCTGGCCCACCCGGTACTGATCGCCACCGCCCTGCTCATCCCCTTCCTGCTGCTCACCGGCACCGACTACGACACCTATTTCGAAGGGGCTCAGTTCATCCACTTCCTGCTCGGCCCGGCCACCGTGGCCCTAGCCGTGCCGCTGTTCGATCAGCTGCCGCGCATCCGGGAACTGCTGCTGCCGATCACCGTCTCGGTGGTGGCCGGCAGCCTGGCCGCGGCGCTGTCGGCGGTGTGGGTGGGGGCGGCACTGGGCGCCTCGCGGGAGACCCTGCTGTCGCTGGCGCCCAAGTCGGTCACCTCGCCAATCGCCATGGGCATTGCCGAGCGGCTGGGCGGGCTGCCGTCACTGACCGCCGGTCTGGTGCTGATCACCGGCGCGCTGGGCTGTCTGATGGCACCACTGATCTTCCGCCTGCTGCGCATCCACGATGAGGCGGCACGCGGCCTGGCGCTGGGCCTGTCCGCCCACGGCTTCGGCACGGTGCAGGCGTTCAGCAGCAGCGCCGCGGCCGGGGCCTTCGCCGGCTTGGGCCTGGGGCTGGCCGGACTGGTGACCGCCTTCCTGCTGCCGGTGGCCCTGCCTTGGTTGGCGTCAGTCGGCGGCTGA
- the bfr gene encoding bacterioferritin yields the protein MASDKKVIEYLNGGLKKELTAINQYFLHSRLAYDWGFDKLGAKEYEESIEEMQHADQFMQRILFLGGLPNLQELEKLKVGENVREMLEADLAGEHDSLAYYREAAAYCESVQDYASRDLFTSLIADEEGHADWLETQIKLMDQLGEASYLQMQMVAANEGEGEGEG from the coding sequence ATGGCAAGTGACAAGAAGGTCATCGAATACCTCAACGGCGGGCTCAAGAAAGAGCTCACGGCGATTAACCAGTACTTCCTCCACTCCCGCCTAGCGTACGACTGGGGCTTCGACAAGCTCGGCGCCAAGGAGTACGAGGAGTCCATCGAGGAGATGCAGCACGCCGACCAGTTCATGCAGCGTATCCTCTTCCTCGGTGGCCTGCCCAACCTCCAGGAGCTGGAGAAGCTCAAGGTCGGCGAGAACGTGCGTGAGATGCTCGAGGCGGACCTGGCCGGTGAGCACGACAGCCTGGCCTACTACCGCGAGGCGGCGGCGTATTGCGAGTCGGTGCAGGACTACGCCTCGCGCGACCTGTTCACCAGCCTGATCGCCGACGAGGAGGGCCACGCCGACTGGCTCGAGACGCAGATCAAGCTCATGGACCAGCTCGGCGAGGCCAGCTATCTGCAGATGCAGATGGTTGCGGCTAACGAAGGCGAGGGCGAAGGCGAGGGCTGA
- a CDS encoding bacterioferritin-associated ferredoxin, translating to MYVCICNAVTERQIREAVACGCASMRELRTRLGVAGCCGKCGPEARQLLGECADCPLERRAAGSTGPEPVTVEPPAPRAAAGSTDAAPGP from the coding sequence ATGTACGTCTGTATCTGCAACGCCGTAACCGAGCGGCAGATCCGCGAGGCAGTGGCCTGCGGGTGCGCCTCCATGCGCGAGCTGCGCACACGGCTGGGGGTGGCCGGTTGCTGCGGCAAATGCGGCCCCGAGGCGCGGCAGCTGCTCGGCGAGTGCGCCGACTGCCCGCTGGAGCGGCGTGCTGCCGGTTCGACCGGGCCGGAACCGGTGACAGTGGAGCCGCCTGCCCCCCGGGCGGCCGCCGGATCGACAGACGCTGCGCCCGGGCCTTGA
- the erpA gene encoding iron-sulfur cluster insertion protein ErpA — MSDIAEPETHAPADDQLLIFTDAAADKVRELLQDEQGGDVKLRVFITGGGCSGFQYGFTFDETVEEGDTIIEKRGVQIVVDPVSGIYLQGAEVDFSSGLEGEQFIIRNPNATTTCGCGSSFSI, encoded by the coding sequence ATGAGCGATATCGCCGAGCCCGAGACCCACGCCCCGGCCGACGATCAGCTGCTGATCTTCACCGATGCCGCCGCGGACAAGGTCCGCGAGCTGCTCCAGGATGAGCAGGGCGGTGACGTGAAGCTGCGCGTGTTCATCACCGGCGGCGGCTGTTCCGGCTTCCAGTACGGTTTTACCTTCGACGAGACCGTCGAGGAGGGCGATACCATCATCGAGAAGCGCGGGGTGCAGATCGTCGTTGACCCGGTCAGCGGCATCTATCTGCAGGGCGCGGAGGTCGATTTCTCCAGTGGCCTTGAGGGCGAGCAGTTCATCATCCGCAACCCCAACGCCACCACCACCTGTGGTTGCGGCTCCTCGTTCTCCATCTGA
- a CDS encoding anhydro-N-acetylmuramic acid kinase, with product MSERGAEGGYIGLMSGTSVDGIDAALLRLGADGAVGDIVASAWSPLNDALAAAVHEVGAETPLHRLCELDRRLAEAFAAAAAALRQQAPAELPVHAVGCHGQTVWHQGPDPTTGEPGHSLQLGDPNRIASRTGLPVVADFRRRDIAEGGHGAPLAPTFHAHCWEQQDEAVAVVNLGGIANLTLLPADGGPVIGFDSGPANTLLDAWARRHLGAPFDADGTWAASGRVDAALLARLRSDPYFARPAPKSTGREYFNAAWLLKHCQGTEEPVDVQATLAELTASTVADALHAGGGTPRRVRVCGGGARNEHLMRRLQAHCPGADVASTAVLGMDPDYVEAAAFAWLAWARLHGHPGNLPSVTGARRPAVLGGVYAP from the coding sequence TTGAGCGAACGTGGCGCCGAGGGAGGCTACATCGGCCTGATGTCGGGTACCAGTGTCGACGGCATCGACGCCGCGCTGCTCCGCCTGGGTGCCGACGGCGCGGTGGGCGATATTGTCGCCAGCGCCTGGAGCCCGCTGAACGACGCCCTCGCCGCTGCGGTCCACGAGGTCGGCGCAGAGACGCCGCTGCACCGGCTCTGCGAGCTGGACCGGCGCCTGGCAGAAGCCTTCGCCGCAGCCGCGGCGGCGCTGCGGCAGCAGGCTCCCGCCGAGCTGCCGGTGCACGCCGTCGGCTGCCACGGCCAGACCGTCTGGCACCAGGGGCCGGACCCCACCACCGGGGAGCCGGGACACAGCCTGCAACTCGGCGACCCGAACCGTATCGCCAGCCGCACCGGGCTACCGGTGGTGGCTGACTTCCGCCGCCGGGATATTGCCGAAGGCGGGCACGGCGCACCGCTGGCGCCCACCTTCCATGCGCATTGTTGGGAGCAGCAGGATGAGGCGGTCGCGGTGGTCAACCTGGGCGGGATCGCCAACCTGACCCTGCTACCGGCCGACGGCGGCCCGGTGATCGGCTTCGACAGCGGGCCGGCCAACACGCTGCTCGACGCTTGGGCGCGCCGCCACCTGGGCGCGCCCTTCGACGCCGACGGCACCTGGGCGGCCAGCGGCCGCGTGGATGCCGCGCTCCTGGCGCGGCTGCGCAGCGACCCCTACTTCGCCCGGCCGGCTCCGAAGAGCACCGGCCGCGAGTACTTCAACGCGGCCTGGCTGCTGAAGCACTGCCAGGGCACCGAGGAGCCGGTGGACGTCCAGGCCACCCTGGCGGAGCTGACAGCCAGCACCGTGGCCGATGCGCTGCACGCGGGAGGGGGCACCCCGCGCCGGGTACGGGTCTGCGGCGGCGGGGCCCGCAACGAGCACCTGATGAGACGGCTACAGGCGCACTGCCCGGGGGCGGACGTGGCCAGCACGGCAGTGCTGGGTATGGACCCGGACTACGTGGAGGCGGCCGCCTTCGCCTGGCTGGCCTGGGCCCGCCTCCACGGCCACCCCGGCAACCTGCCGTCGGTCACCGGAGCACGGCGCCCCGCCGTTCTGGGCGGCGTCTACGCACCGTGA
- a CDS encoding CidA/LrgA family protein, whose product MLLGLTLLLGFQLLGEVIARLFGLPLPGPVIGLALLFATLIAVGRVPTGLRTAAEGLLRYLALLLIPAGVGILLHLPRLQTDAVAITAALVVSTGVALAVTAALFQWRWLRRGRAGRAEDDGD is encoded by the coding sequence GTGCTGCTCGGCCTGACCCTGCTGCTCGGGTTCCAGCTGCTCGGCGAGGTCATCGCCCGGCTCTTCGGCTTGCCGCTGCCCGGCCCGGTGATCGGCCTGGCCCTGCTGTTCGCCACGCTAATCGCCGTGGGCCGCGTCCCCACGGGGCTGCGCACCGCTGCCGAGGGGCTGCTGCGCTACCTGGCGCTGCTGCTCATCCCAGCGGGGGTGGGCATCCTCCTGCACCTGCCGCGGCTGCAGACGGACGCCGTGGCCATTACCGCGGCGCTGGTGGTCAGCACCGGGGTGGCGCTGGCCGTGACCGCGGCGCTGTTCCAGTGGCGCTGGCTGCGCCGCGGGCGCGCTGGTCGGGCGGAGGACGACGGTGACTGA
- the ptsP gene encoding phosphoenolpyruvate--protein phosphotransferase, with the protein MLEILHRVSREVNAAPNLRQGLRIIVERVADAMAVDVCSVYLLDAAQGDFVLMDTRGLNSESVGRVRLTSAEGLVGLVAEREEPINLKNAPAHSRFRYFPETGEERYSSFLGVPIIHYRSVLGVLVVQQTEQRRFEESEVAFLVTLAAQLAGAIAHARASGGIHGIGDEPVAEDSRALRGLPGAPGVAIGTAVVPYAQSDLNAIPDRVATDPEAEVAAFEQAVAEVTAELRQLGQQISASVTADEQMLFDVYLRMLEGDSLVNETVERIRAGNWAPGALRQVIGEHVQVFENMDDPYLRERSSDIRDLGRRILGRLRDEGGRVEALPDQAVLVGHEVSASQLAEIPHDHLVGVVSATGSRNSHVAILARALGIPAVMGVDDLRTRQMDGRPVVVDGYAGRFYVDPTETVEHEYQRLIRDEAEFTEGLEAVRDEPATSPDGRTIALYANTGLISDINLSLAAGCDGIGLHRTEFPFLIRDRFPGEEEQADLYRRVLEQFAPQPVTLRTLDVGGDKSLAYFPIEEENPFLGWRGIRLTLDHPEIFLTQLRAMLRADVGLGNLQILLPMVSRLEEIADVRRLLLRARQELAEEGIQARIPPLGVMIEVPATIYQIDRYCDQADFLSLGSNDLTQYLLAVDRNNSRVAGLYDELHPAVLGAVRHVAQAARRHGKRLTVCGGMAGDPAGAILLVGFGIEGLSMSVSSLLRIKWVVRRVPVARAAELANRAVEMDSPEEVRRMLRRTLEEYELGGLMRAGK; encoded by the coding sequence ATGCTGGAAATCCTCCACCGCGTCTCCCGGGAAGTGAACGCAGCGCCCAACCTGCGCCAGGGGCTGCGAATCATCGTCGAGCGGGTGGCCGACGCCATGGCGGTGGATGTCTGCTCGGTCTACCTCCTCGATGCCGCCCAGGGCGACTTCGTGCTCATGGACACCCGCGGACTCAACAGCGAGTCCGTGGGCCGTGTGCGGCTGACCTCCGCCGAGGGGCTGGTCGGCCTGGTCGCTGAGCGCGAGGAGCCGATCAACCTCAAGAACGCCCCGGCGCACTCGCGTTTTCGTTACTTCCCCGAGACCGGCGAGGAGCGCTACTCCTCTTTTCTCGGCGTGCCCATCATCCACTACCGTTCGGTGCTCGGCGTGCTCGTCGTCCAGCAGACGGAGCAGCGCCGCTTCGAGGAGAGCGAGGTCGCCTTCCTCGTCACCCTCGCCGCGCAGCTCGCGGGGGCCATCGCCCATGCTCGGGCCAGCGGCGGCATCCACGGTATTGGCGACGAGCCGGTGGCCGAGGACAGCCGCGCGCTGCGCGGACTGCCCGGGGCGCCCGGGGTGGCCATCGGTACGGCGGTGGTGCCCTACGCGCAATCGGATCTCAATGCCATCCCCGACCGCGTCGCCACCGACCCGGAAGCCGAGGTGGCGGCCTTCGAGCAGGCGGTGGCGGAGGTCACGGCGGAGCTTCGCCAGCTCGGTCAGCAGATCTCCGCCTCGGTCACCGCCGACGAGCAGATGCTCTTCGACGTCTACCTGCGCATGCTCGAGGGCGACAGCCTGGTCAACGAGACCGTCGAGCGCATCCGCGCCGGCAACTGGGCGCCCGGGGCGCTGCGCCAGGTCATCGGTGAGCACGTGCAGGTCTTCGAGAACATGGACGACCCTTACCTGCGCGAGCGCTCGAGCGACATCCGCGATCTTGGCCGGCGGATCCTCGGGCGGCTGCGCGACGAGGGTGGCCGGGTCGAGGCCCTGCCCGATCAGGCCGTGCTGGTGGGCCACGAGGTGAGCGCCTCGCAGCTCGCCGAGATCCCCCACGACCATCTCGTCGGCGTCGTCTCGGCCACCGGCTCGCGCAACTCCCATGTGGCCATCCTCGCCCGGGCGCTGGGCATCCCCGCGGTGATGGGCGTCGACGACCTGCGCACCCGGCAGATGGACGGTCGGCCGGTGGTAGTGGATGGCTACGCCGGGCGCTTCTACGTCGACCCGACCGAGACCGTCGAGCATGAGTACCAGCGCCTGATCCGCGACGAGGCGGAGTTCACCGAGGGGCTTGAGGCGGTGCGTGACGAGCCGGCCACCAGCCCCGACGGGCGCACGATCGCCCTCTACGCCAATACGGGCCTGATCTCGGACATCAACCTGTCGCTGGCCGCCGGCTGTGACGGCATTGGACTGCACCGCACCGAGTTCCCGTTCCTGATCCGCGATCGCTTTCCCGGCGAGGAGGAGCAGGCCGATCTCTACCGCCGGGTGTTGGAGCAGTTCGCGCCGCAGCCGGTAACCCTGCGCACGCTGGACGTCGGCGGCGACAAGTCGCTGGCCTACTTCCCGATCGAGGAAGAGAACCCCTTCCTGGGCTGGCGCGGCATCCGTCTGACCCTGGACCACCCGGAGATCTTCCTTACGCAGCTGCGCGCCATGCTGCGCGCTGACGTGGGGCTGGGGAACCTGCAGATCCTGCTGCCGATGGTCAGCCGGCTCGAGGAGATCGCCGATGTGCGCCGGCTGCTGCTGCGTGCCCGCCAGGAGCTGGCCGAGGAGGGCATCCAGGCGCGCATCCCTCCGCTGGGCGTGATGATCGAGGTGCCGGCCACCATCTACCAGATCGATCGCTACTGCGATCAGGCCGACTTCCTCTCCCTCGGCTCCAATGACCTGACCCAGTATCTGCTGGCGGTGGACCGCAACAACAGTCGGGTTGCCGGGCTTTACGACGAGCTCCATCCGGCCGTGCTCGGGGCCGTGCGCCATGTGGCACAGGCGGCGCGGCGTCACGGCAAGCGCCTGACCGTCTGCGGCGGCATGGCCGGCGATCCGGCGGGGGCGATCCTGCTGGTCGGCTTCGGCATCGAGGGGCTGTCGATGAGCGTCTCGAGCCTGCTGCGCATCAAGTGGGTGGTGCGCCGGGTGCCGGTCGCCCGCGCTGCCGAGCTGGCCAACCGCGCCGTCGAGATGGACTCCCCCGAGGAGGTCCGGCGTATGCTGCGCCGCACGCTGGAGGAATACGAACTCGGCGGACTGATGCGCGCGGGCAAGTAA
- a CDS encoding RNA pyrophosphohydrolase, translating to MVDSDGFRPNVGIIVANDDGQVLWARRAGEDAWQFPQGGVEANETPLEALYRELREEIGLTPSDVAVLGATRRWLRYRLPRRMIRRRGSRCIGQKQIWFLLRLLADEQRVRVDRVPRPEFDRWRWVDYWYPVDEVIFFKRQVYRQALQELSGCLQAGDWAGTGTEGGTPAAIPPAARRRLR from the coding sequence GTGGTCGATTCTGACGGCTTTCGGCCCAATGTCGGCATCATCGTCGCCAACGACGACGGCCAGGTGCTATGGGCTCGGCGGGCCGGAGAAGACGCCTGGCAGTTCCCGCAGGGCGGGGTCGAGGCCAACGAGACCCCGCTGGAGGCGCTCTACCGCGAACTGCGCGAGGAGATCGGCCTGACGCCTTCGGACGTGGCCGTGCTCGGTGCGACGCGCCGCTGGCTCCGTTACCGCCTGCCCCGCCGCATGATCCGGCGCCGTGGCAGCCGGTGTATCGGGCAGAAACAGATCTGGTTCCTGCTGCGCCTGCTCGCCGACGAGCAGCGGGTGCGCGTCGACCGGGTGCCGCGTCCCGAGTTTGACCGCTGGCGTTGGGTCGACTACTGGTATCCGGTCGACGAGGTCATCTTCTTCAAGCGCCAGGTCTACCGCCAGGCGCTGCAGGAACTTTCCGGCTGCCTGCAGGCCGGTGACTGGGCCGGAACCGGTACCGAGGGTGGCACCCCTGCAGCCATCCCGCCGGCGGCGCGGCGACGATTGCGATAG
- a CDS encoding peptidoglycan DD-metalloendopeptidase family protein has product MQTRLTELDFKGRRPATGRRRRHRRPVLRIAAITGSASAAAVLIWLWMDGSPSPQGSPADSELVLPPAEAAPATAGTRTDNANGLEEAPAGRLTTLALAPAADESDPLPASTEREDEAARADVRPELEEHEVTVRSGDSFARILSRAGHTAGDVQRILNAGEPAESALTRLRPGQTLTLLRDDEGTLAGVRFAMDPEQKLLVRRGDDGFEAKTVPRELERELRQVEGTIEGSLFLSARRSGLDDRMIMQLARVLDGDIDLGRDLRSGDTFSVLYERTLGPDGQTLRKRLKAMRLEGARKTLEALRFEDPDGRVSFYTPDGTSLARTFTRYPLDFERISSHFDRNRRHPILGVRRPHLGVDLAAPTGTPVRAAADGRVVERRRNGGYGRVITLRHGERYQTLYAHLSRYASGLSVGDRVQRGEVIGYVGATGQATGPHLHYEFIDNGRHRNPVTVDLPRAEPLPDEHRSAFREHAAPLLASLRGESSADIQLASGEERR; this is encoded by the coding sequence GTGCAGACCCGACTGACCGAGCTCGATTTCAAGGGCCGCCGGCCCGCGACGGGCCGACGCCGCCGGCACCGCCGCCCCGTGCTGCGCATCGCTGCCATCACCGGCAGCGCGAGCGCCGCCGCCGTCCTGATCTGGCTCTGGATGGATGGCTCACCGTCCCCGCAAGGGTCCCCAGCCGACTCCGAACTGGTGCTGCCCCCCGCCGAGGCCGCACCGGCCACCGCAGGCACGCGCACGGACAACGCCAACGGCCTTGAGGAGGCGCCGGCCGGCCGACTGACCACCCTGGCGCTCGCCCCTGCAGCCGACGAAAGCGATCCGCTGCCGGCCTCGACCGAAAGGGAAGACGAGGCCGCGCGGGCCGACGTACGCCCAGAGCTGGAGGAACACGAGGTCACGGTCCGCTCCGGCGACAGTTTTGCTCGCATCCTCTCCCGGGCCGGGCACACCGCCGGTGACGTGCAGCGCATCCTCAACGCCGGCGAGCCCGCCGAGTCCGCGCTCACGCGCCTGCGCCCGGGACAGACCCTGACCCTGCTGCGCGACGACGAGGGGACGTTGGCCGGGGTGCGTTTCGCCATGGACCCCGAGCAGAAGCTGCTCGTCCGCCGCGGCGATGACGGCTTCGAGGCGAAGACCGTGCCCCGGGAATTGGAGCGCGAACTGCGCCAGGTCGAGGGGACGATTGAGGGCTCGCTGTTTCTCTCCGCCCGCCGTTCCGGCTTGGACGATCGGATGATCATGCAGCTCGCCCGGGTTCTCGATGGCGACATCGACCTGGGGCGGGACCTGCGTAGCGGCGACACCTTCTCCGTGCTCTACGAGCGCACCCTTGGCCCCGATGGGCAGACGCTGCGCAAGCGCCTCAAGGCGATGCGCCTGGAAGGCGCCCGCAAGACGCTGGAGGCGCTGCGCTTCGAGGACCCGGACGGCCGGGTGAGCTTCTACACCCCGGACGGCACCAGCCTGGCGCGGACCTTCACCCGCTACCCCCTGGATTTCGAGCGAATCAGCTCCCACTTCGATCGCAATCGCCGCCACCCGATCCTCGGCGTGCGCCGGCCCCACCTGGGCGTGGATCTGGCTGCGCCCACCGGCACACCGGTGCGCGCCGCCGCCGACGGGCGCGTGGTGGAGCGCCGCCGCAACGGGGGCTACGGCCGGGTGATCACCCTGCGCCACGGCGAACGCTACCAGACCCTGTACGCCCACCTGTCGCGCTACGCCTCGGGCCTGAGCGTGGGCGACCGCGTCCAGCGCGGCGAGGTCATCGGCTACGTGGGGGCCACCGGGCAGGCCACTGGCCCGCACCTGCACTACGAGTTTATCGACAACGGCCGCCACCGCAACCCGGTAACCGTGGACCTGCCCCGCGCCGAGCCGCTGCCCGACGAGCATCGCAGCGCCTTCCGCGAGCACGCCGCGCCGCTGCTGGCGAGCCTGCGCGGCGAGTCGTCGGCGGACATCCAGCTGGCCAGCGGTGAGGAGCGCCGTTGA